A single genomic interval of Cucumis sativus cultivar 9930 chromosome 7, Cucumber_9930_V3, whole genome shotgun sequence harbors:
- the LOC101213064 gene encoding ubiquitin-like-conjugating enzyme ATG10 has protein sequence MVGTCEAIAWGGTISSSDFHKAASAFIRRWKLINSDFPSWSWVPYQKLRWISTDDKVEGYLSLEKICLLRPQENEEEKGGCLEEADIDGAGNNEYLDEATLVPPPSDHQEVHYYDFHILHCASYSVPVLYFRAYCCDGQPLMFEEIEKNLPSQSADTLLNSKWTFITQEEHPYLNRPWFKLHPCGTSEWMKLLFLSDASLFNNEIAIERYVASWLSVVGQVVGLRIPMEMLKEVGGSQL, from the exons ATG GTTGGTACATGTGAAGCAATAGCTTGGGGTGGAACTATCTCATCAAGTGATTTTCACAAGGCTGCTTCTGCTTTTATTCGTAGATGGAAACTGATCAATTCTGATTTTCCTTCATGGTCATGGGTTCCATATCAGAAACTACGGTGGATTAGTACTGATGATAAG GTTGAAGGATACTTATCTTTGGAGAAAATATGCCTTCTGAGACCACAAGAG AACGAGGAGGAGAAAGGAGGGTGTTTAGAGGAAGCAGATATTGATGGGGCTGGCAACAACGAGTATCTTGATGAAGCTACATTA GTCCCACCCCCAAGTGACCATCAAGAAGTACATTACTATGATTTTCACATTCTGCACTGTGCATCATATAGTGTTCCAGTGCTATACTTTCGAGCTTACTGTTGTG ATGGACAACCTCTGAtgtttgaagaaattgaaaagaatcTCCCATCACAGTCTGCAGATACATTACTGAATTCAAAATGGACATTTATTACTCAGGAG GAGCATCCATATTTAAACAGACCATGGTTCAAATTACATCCTTGTGGAACCAGTGAATGGATGAAGCTACTCTTCCTTAGTGATGCTTCTTTGTTCAATAATGAAATAGCTATTGAAAGATATGTTGCCTCGTGGCTCTCAGTTGTGGGGCAAGTAGTTGGCTTGAGGATTCCTATGGAAATGTTGAAAGAAGTCGGTGGCAGTCAGCTTTGA
- the LOC101212823 gene encoding uncharacterized protein LOC101212823 translates to MFKCLLSRNNCARIFLFSPLSSSPIHSPSPKAFSVAKSGKIQSLTLKKKRRLDEVCVERYQQFSRTMIQSWILQGKVLVDGKVISKAGTPVADKAKVEIIAEVPKYVCRAGLKLEAAIEQLDVDVDGKVALDAGLSTGGFTDCLLQHGASFVYGVDVGYGQVADKIRRDERVCVMERTNLRYLAGLPQKVDIVTLDLSFISILLVMPAVINVMKETSTIVTLVKPQFECRRSQVGGGGIVRDPQVHQEVLEKIIKGVENFGFCSKGWIESPLKGAEGNTEFLVCFDRTTVSTSNQE, encoded by the exons ATGTTCAAGTGCCTCCTGAGTCGGAATAATTGTGCAAGgatttttctcttctcacCACTATCTTCCTCTCCGATTCATTCACCTTCTCCTAAAGCCTTTTCCGTTGCCAAGTCCGGAAAGATTCAGTCATTGACCCT gaaaaagaagaggagaTTGGATGAGGTATGTGTCGAAAGATACCAGCAATTCAGCCGAACAATGATACAGTCCTGGATATTACAAG GTAAAGTATTGGTAGATGGCAAAGTAATCAGTAAAGCTGGAACACCCGTCGCCGATAAAGCTAAAGTTGAGATAATTGCTGAAGTTCCCAAATATGTATGTAG AGCAGGATTGAAGTTGGAAGCTGCTATTGAACAGTTGgatgttgatgttgatggAAAAGTTGCTCTTGATGCTGGGCTATCCACTGGAGGATTTACTGACTGTTTGCTTCAGCATGGGGCTTCATTTGTCTATGGAGTTGATGTTGGTTATGGGCAG GTTGCTGACAAGATTCGTCGAGATGAGCGTGTTTGTGTGATGGAAAGGACAAACTTAAGATATCTTGCTGGACTTCCTCAAAAAGTTGATATTGTGACTCTGGACCTTTCTTTCATCTCTATTCTCTTG GTTATGCCCGCTGTGATCAATGTGATGAAGGAAACGTCAACCATAGTTACTTTGGTGAAACCTCAATTTGAATGTCGCAGATCACAA GTAGGAGGTGGGGGAATCGTGAGAGATCCTCAAGTCCACCAGGAG GTTCTTGAGAAGATCATAAAGGGTGTAGAGAATTTCGGATTCTGCAGCAAAGGTTGGATTGAATCACCATTGAAGGGCGCTGAGGGTAATACAGAATTTTTGGTTTGCTTCGACAGGACAACGGTTTCTACTTCGAATCAAGAATGA
- the LOC101212588 gene encoding rhodanese-like domain-containing protein 4A, chloroplastic has translation MESHSLYLSSSSPSLQSHRAIHKLSSQKPISPPPSLIPFANSKPLTVFNGPRFSSINRTPFPSPTIPSNPPFLFAKTSPFLQLMKPHFPFALTQLLLLTPLPSFALETDLASSDKISLESILVSIDEFFNRYPFFVAGCTFIWLVVIPSIDYYFIRKYKFISAINAFRKIRDEPNAQLLDVREEKSLAVLGSPNLRILNKDVVRVVYSEEDEDGFVKKVKKSFGDDADTIVFVLDNFDGNSMKAAELLVKNGFKEAYAIKDGVRGEKGWLAIQESLLPPSVHMKRRKKGKASPKLGTNGVVQQNGDNEAVPSLKSSNREIQPSHVHVNASSPAESQLKTQSRPSSPYPNVFFLNTDKWQYPDLKPPSSPMPSKPGK, from the exons ATGGAGTCCCACTCCCTCTACCTCTCTTCCTCCTCCCCATCTCTCCAAAGTCATCGTGCAATTCACAAACTTTCTTCTCAGAAACCAATCTCTCCACCCCCTTCTCTCATTCCCTTCGCCAATTCAAAACCTCTCACTGTTTTCAATGGCCCCCGTTTTTCCTCCATTAACAGAACCCCATTTCCAAGCCCCACAATTCCTTCAAACCCCCCTTTCCTCTTCGCAAAAACTTCCCCATTTCTCCAATTGATGAAGCCCCATTTTCCTTTTGCTCTAACTCAGCTCCTCCTTCTCACCCCTCTCCCTAGCTTCGCCTTGGAAACCGACCTAGCTTCTTCTGATAAGATAAGCCTGGAGTCCATTTTGGTTTCAATCGATGAATTTTTCAATAGATACCCTTTTTTTGTTGCTGGGTGTACTTTCATTTGGCTTGTTGTGATACCTTCGATTGATTACTATTTTATAAGAAAGTATAAGTTCATTTCTGCCATTAATGCGTTTCGTAAAATCCGAGATGAACCAAATGCACAACTGTTGGATGTTAGAGAGGAAAAGAGCTTGGCGGTTTTGGGGTCTCCTAATTTGAGGATTTTGAATAAGGATGTGGTGCGGGTTGTGTATTCAGAAGAGGATGAAGATGGGTTTGtgaagaaggtgaagaagaGCTTTGGTGATGATGCTGATACTATAGTCTTTGTCCTGGACAA TTTTGATGGTAACTCCATGAAAGCGGCTGAGTTATTGGTCAAGAATGGCTTCAAGGAGGCCTATGCAATCAAGGATGGTGTTAGGGGCGAAAAAGGGTGGTTG GCAATACAGGAAAGCTTATTGCCACCTTCTGTTCACatgaaaagaaggaaaaagggtAAAGCTTCGCCAAAGTTGGGGACCAATGGAGTTGTTCAACAAAATGGAGACAATGAGGCTGTTCCCTCTTTGAAATCCTCCAATCGAGAAATACAACCGTCACATGTCCATGTCAATGCATCGTCACCTGCCGAGTCACAGTTGAAAACCCAGTCAAGGCCGTCCTCTCCTTATCCAAATGTAT TTTTCTTGAACACTGATAAATGGCAGTACCCAGATTTAAAACCACCATCATCTCCAATGCCCTCAAAGCCAGGGAAGTGA